The Streptomyces sp. NBC_00344 genome includes a window with the following:
- a CDS encoding TetR/AcrR family transcriptional regulator has product MNEPAARARKNAPPRESVLAAAMASIAERGLEKLTMAGLGREVGMSSGHLLYYFRTKDELLLQTLEWSEEQLGVDRRSALARQVPVRERLDAFVDLYIPAGPRDPHWSLWLELWNRAHGVDDDTRARLLDIELSWHRDLVALLVEGASRGELRAVDAERFATRIRALLDGFSTHVAMALPGSDRGQVLSHVGEFIDEALG; this is encoded by the coding sequence ATGAACGAACCGGCGGCCCGCGCGCGCAAGAACGCCCCGCCCCGCGAGAGCGTGCTGGCCGCCGCTATGGCCAGCATCGCCGAACGCGGCCTCGAGAAGCTCACCATGGCTGGGCTCGGCCGCGAGGTCGGGATGAGCAGCGGGCACCTCCTGTACTACTTCCGCACCAAGGACGAGCTGCTTCTGCAAACCCTCGAGTGGAGCGAGGAGCAGCTCGGCGTGGACCGCCGCTCGGCCCTCGCCCGGCAGGTCCCGGTACGCGAGCGGCTGGACGCGTTCGTCGACCTCTACATCCCCGCAGGGCCGCGCGACCCGCACTGGTCCCTCTGGCTCGAACTGTGGAACCGCGCGCACGGTGTCGACGACGACACGCGCGCCCGGCTCCTCGACATCGAGTTGTCCTGGCACCGTGACCTGGTCGCACTGCTGGTCGAGGGCGCCTCGCGCGGTGAACTGCGCGCGGTCGACGCGGAGCGGTTCGCCACTCGCATCCGCGCATTGCTGGACGGATTCAGTACGCATGTCGCGATGGCACTCCCGGGTTCGGACCGCGGCCAGGTCCTGTCCCACGTGGGCGAGTTCATCGATGAGGCGCTGGGCTGA
- a CDS encoding agmatine deiminase family protein produces MFRMPPEWAPHERTWMAWPGPNPTFDGAGLAEARAAWAAVARTVRRFEPVTMVTGPGQADGARAQLGPDIDLVERELDDAWMRDIGPTFLTDGTELAAVDWTFNGWGAQEWARWEHDAKIGAIVCDLAGARIQPSGLVNEGGAIHVDGEGTVLLTETVQLGPERNPGWTRERVEQEIHTQLGTTRAIWLPRGLTGDYGQFGTRGHVDIVAAFVRPGVVVAHSQPDPAHPDHELCRRIVDLLRSERDAGGRPLEVVEVPAPTVLRTDGEWADYSYINHYLCNGGVVLCSFDDPRDEEAAEIFRGLFPDREVVQVDARTIFAGGGGIHCITQQQPVVG; encoded by the coding sequence ATGTTTCGCATGCCCCCCGAATGGGCCCCGCACGAGCGCACCTGGATGGCCTGGCCCGGCCCCAACCCCACCTTCGACGGTGCCGGTCTGGCCGAGGCGCGTGCGGCATGGGCGGCGGTGGCCCGCACCGTGCGCCGTTTCGAACCGGTCACCATGGTGACAGGCCCCGGCCAGGCCGATGGCGCACGCGCTCAGCTCGGCCCTGACATCGATCTCGTCGAGCGTGAACTGGACGACGCCTGGATGCGGGACATAGGCCCGACATTCCTCACCGACGGCACTGAACTCGCCGCTGTGGACTGGACGTTCAACGGCTGGGGCGCCCAGGAGTGGGCCCGCTGGGAACACGACGCGAAGATCGGCGCCATCGTCTGCGACCTGGCCGGAGCGCGTATCCAGCCCTCCGGGCTGGTCAACGAGGGCGGTGCGATCCATGTGGATGGCGAGGGCACCGTGCTGCTCACCGAAACCGTCCAGCTCGGCCCCGAGCGCAATCCGGGCTGGACCAGGGAACGGGTCGAGCAGGAGATCCACACACAGCTCGGCACAACCCGGGCGATCTGGCTGCCCCGCGGACTCACCGGCGACTACGGGCAGTTCGGGACCCGGGGGCACGTGGATATCGTCGCCGCCTTCGTACGCCCCGGAGTGGTCGTGGCCCACAGCCAGCCCGACCCCGCCCACCCCGACCACGAGCTCTGCCGGCGGATCGTGGATCTCCTCCGCTCGGAGCGGGACGCCGGGGGGCGCCCGCTCGAAGTGGTCGAGGTGCCCGCGCCGACCGTTCTGCGGACGGACGGCGAGTGGGCCGACTACTCCTACATCAACCACTACCTCTGCAATGGCGGTGTGGTGCTCTGCTCGTTCGACGATCCGAGGGACGAGGAGGCGGCCGAGATCTTCCGCGGTCTGTTCCCCGATCGCGAAGTGGTGCAGGTGGACGCGAGGACGATCTTCGCCGGCGGCGGCGGCATCCACTGCATCACCCAGCAGCAGCCCGTGGTGGGCTGA
- a CDS encoding urease subunit alpha, producing MNDVMSDYAAVHGPRAGDRVRLGDSGLIVRVESDSQRPGDEFLAGFGKTARDGLHLKAAAVRETCDVVISNVLVIDAVQGIRKVSIGIREGRIASIGRAGNPDTLEGVDVVVGTGTSIVSGEGLIATAGAVDTHVHLLSPRIMEASLASGVTTVIGQEFGPVWGVGVNSPWALRHAFNAFDAWPVNIGFLARGSSSDAAPLVEALAEGGASGFKVHEDMGAHTRALDTALRVAEEYDVQVALHSDGLNECLSVEDTLNVLEGRTIHAFHIEGCGGGHVPNVLRMAGVPNVIGSSTNPTLPFGRDAVAEHYGMIVSVHDLKTDLPGDAAMARDRIRAGTMGAEDVLHDLGAIGITSSDAQGMGRAGETVRRTFAMAGKMKSERGADGEDDNARVLRYMAKLTINPAIAHGLAHEIGSIETGKLADIVLWRPDSFGAKPQLVLKSGFPAYGVTGDPNAATDTCQPLVLGPQFGSYGTTAADLSVAFVAQAAIDGGSDLMPTRRRRVAVRGTRGIGPADLRLNSRTGTVDVNQRTGLVTLDGDPLRSAPADSVSLNRLYFL from the coding sequence ATGAACGACGTGATGAGCGACTACGCCGCAGTGCACGGGCCACGTGCCGGTGACCGGGTCCGGCTCGGTGACTCCGGACTGATCGTGCGGGTCGAGTCCGATTCCCAGCGGCCGGGTGACGAGTTCCTCGCCGGATTCGGCAAGACGGCCCGCGACGGACTGCACCTCAAGGCCGCAGCGGTCCGGGAGACCTGCGACGTCGTGATCAGCAACGTCCTGGTCATCGACGCCGTACAGGGCATCCGCAAGGTGTCCATAGGGATACGCGAGGGCCGTATCGCATCGATCGGCAGGGCCGGGAACCCGGACACCCTCGAAGGGGTCGATGTGGTTGTCGGGACCGGGACGTCGATCGTTTCCGGCGAAGGCCTGATCGCTACGGCCGGAGCCGTGGACACCCATGTGCACCTGCTGTCGCCGCGCATCATGGAAGCCTCGCTCGCCTCCGGCGTGACGACCGTCATCGGCCAGGAGTTCGGCCCCGTCTGGGGCGTCGGCGTCAACTCGCCCTGGGCGCTGCGCCATGCGTTCAACGCGTTCGACGCCTGGCCGGTCAACATCGGCTTCCTGGCGCGCGGCTCCTCGTCCGACGCGGCGCCTCTGGTGGAGGCACTCGCCGAGGGCGGCGCCTCCGGATTCAAGGTGCACGAGGACATGGGCGCGCACACCCGCGCGCTGGACACCGCGCTGCGGGTCGCGGAGGAGTACGACGTCCAGGTCGCCCTGCACAGCGACGGACTGAACGAGTGCCTGTCGGTCGAGGACACCTTGAACGTGCTCGAAGGCCGGACGATCCATGCCTTCCACATCGAGGGCTGCGGGGGCGGCCACGTGCCGAATGTGCTGAGGATGGCCGGCGTCCCGAACGTCATCGGCTCGTCGACCAACCCGACCCTGCCCTTCGGCCGGGACGCCGTCGCCGAGCACTACGGGATGATCGTCTCCGTACACGATCTCAAGACGGACCTGCCGGGGGACGCGGCCATGGCCCGTGACCGGATCCGCGCGGGCACGATGGGCGCCGAGGACGTGCTGCACGACCTGGGCGCCATCGGGATCACCTCGTCGGACGCCCAGGGCATGGGGCGCGCGGGCGAGACCGTGCGCAGGACCTTCGCGATGGCCGGGAAGATGAAGTCCGAGCGGGGCGCCGATGGCGAGGACGACAACGCCCGAGTGCTGCGCTACATGGCCAAGCTGACGATCAACCCCGCCATCGCCCACGGCCTCGCGCACGAGATCGGCTCGATCGAGACAGGCAAGCTCGCCGACATCGTGCTGTGGCGGCCCGACTCCTTCGGTGCGAAGCCGCAGTTGGTGCTGAAATCGGGCTTCCCCGCGTACGGCGTCACCGGCGATCCCAACGCGGCGACGGACACCTGCCAGCCCCTGGTCCTCGGCCCGCAGTTCGGGTCCTACGGAACGACGGCGGCCGATCTGTCGGTGGCGTTCGTCGCGCAGGCCGCCATCGACGGCGGCAGCGACCTGATGCCGACCCGGCGCCGGCGCGTCGCCGTGCGCGGCACCCGCGGGATAGGGCCTGCGGACCTGCGCCTCAACTCCCGTACGGGAACGGTGGACGTCAACCAGCGCACCGGGCTCGTCACCCTCGACGGAGACCCGCTGAGATCGGCGCCCGCCGATTCCGTCTCCCTCAACCGGCTCTACTTCCTGTAA